GGTGGAACGTCGTCAACTGGGACGAAATCAACCGCCGCCTCAAGCAAGGCCGCTAATGTATCAGGGCACGACTTCAGTCGTGCCGCCAACTGGCAACTACCAACTGGTTTTTACGTGGGGAAGAAAAAAGCCCGGCCTCCATTGGCCGGGCTTTTTCGCTCTGAACTCACAACAAGTCCTGCTTGAGGATTGCAGTCCCCGGCGCCTTGCGAAAAAAAAGGTTTGTGGGCCCGGCGCCCTCGCCGGGGCCAAACTCAATCAGCTCAAAATTGCGGCTGCGGCGGGCGCCCTCGAACCGGGGTCCCCGGCACGCGCGGTTTTCGCGTGCTGGGGTGGTCGCCCGCCGCAACTGAAACTGAAACTGAAACTGAAACTGAAACTACTGCTGTCCTCCCGCGATGGGCTTGCCTTCCGTGTCCTGTGCCTCCACCGTGCCCAGGTCCAGCTTCTTCAGATCGGGCTCGATCTTGGCGCGGTCTCCGGCCACCACCACCACCATCTTGTCCGGCGAGACGTACTTTTCCGCCATCCGGTGCACATCCGCTGCCGTTACCCCCTCGATCTTGGCCGGCAGCGTGCGGTAGTAGTCCGCCGGCAGACTGTAGACGAACAGGTTCGACATGGTGCGCGCCGTCTGGTTTGTGGTCTCGAAATCCGCGGTCAACCCGCGCACATTCGACTCCTTCGCCATCGCCAGCTCTTCCGGCGTCACCTGCCCCGCGCGCATCTTGTCCACCTCATTGAACACTTCCTTCACCGCCGGCGCCGTCACGTCCGTCCGGATCATGCTTCCGATGACGAACGGCCCCGTTCCGCGCCGGAACTGGAAGAACGAGAACGCGCCGTACGTGTACCCGTGCGCCTCGCGCAAGTTCAGGTTGATCCGGCTGGAGAACAGGCCGCCCAGGATGTCGTTCATCACCAGCACTGGCGCGTAGTCCGGGCTGCTGCGCTGCAATCCCACGTGCCCGATCCGCAGTGCGCTCTGCGGCGAGTTCGGTTTGTCCACGATTACGATCCGCCGCTTCAGCGTGTTTTCCACCTGCGGCGCCCGCGATGCCGTGGCTTGGCCCGTCCATCCGCCGAAATACTTCTCCGCCAGCGCCTTCAGTTGTGCTTCCGTGACGTCCCCGGCCACCACCAGCGCCGAGTCTTGCGGCGCGAAGCCACTCTTGTAAAACTTCACCATGTCCTCGCGCGTGGTCGCTTTCGTGGACTCCGGCGTCCCCGTCTCCAGGTATCCGTACGGGCTCTTGCCTCCATACACCTCGTGTAGCAGGACCCGCTGCGCCACCGCTTGCGGCTGGTCGTTCTGCTGGATCAGCGTGGTCAGCCGGCGTTTCCGAACCCGCTCGATCTCTTCCTCACGAAACGCCGGATGGATCGTCACGTCCGCCAGCATGTCGAACAGCTTGTCCGCGTTCTTGGTCAGCGCTGCAGCGCTCACCTGGGTCGCGTCCGCCGTCGAATTCGCGGCCAGCGTCGCCCCGATCTGCGCGATGTCATCCGCCAGTTGCGGCGACGTCCGTTTTTCCGTCCCCTCGTTCAGCATCATCGCTGCGAACGACGCCAGCCCCGCCTTGTCCGGCGGATTGGCCTCGCTCCCGCGCAGCACCGTCAATTGCGCCGTCAACACCGGCAGCGCGTGCTGCTCCACCAGGTACACCGGCATTCCATTGGGAAGCTTGAACTGGGTCGGCACCGGCAGCAGCGGCGCCGACATCTTCCCCGGCGTCGGAGCCGTCGTCCGCCACGCATCGTTCCCCGGCCCGCCCGGCATCGCTTCCGCCGACTGCGGCACCGGACGCTTCGCCACGTCCTCCACCACCTTCTCGCCCGGCACGCCGTACACCACCACGCGCGAATTCGCCGTCAGCGTCTCCGCCTGCTTCTTCACCGATTCCGTGGTCGCGTTTTCATAACGCGCCAGGTCTTTCGGCAGATATCCCGGATCGCCCAGGTAGTGGTTGTACAGGTCGAGCATGTCGGCCTTGCCGCCGAACCCGCCCAGCCTCTGCAGGCCCTGGATCTTGCGCGTCTCGATGGTGTTGCGCGCCCGTTCCAGCTCCACTTGCGTGATCCCTTCCTTCTGTACCGTGGCCAACTCTTCCTCGATTGCCTTCTCCAGTTCTTCCGGCTTTACTCCCGGCTTGGCCGTCGCCTCGATCTGGAAGATCGACCCCAGCATCAGCGATTGCTGGTTCGCCTGTACGTCTTGCGCGATCTGCTTTTCGTACACCAGCTTCTTGTACAGGCGGCTCGATTTTCCTCCGCCCAGCGTCAACGCCAGCAAATCGAGGTCGGCATCGCCCGGCTTGAAGTACGGCGCCGTAATCCACGCCAGATACACCCGCGGCAACTGCACCTTGTCGGTGATCACCGCCCGCCGTTCTTTGGTGATCGGCGGCGTTACCGCGTCAATCTTCGGCACCGGAGGTCCCGCCGGGATCGCTCCAAAATATTTCTCCACCTGCGCTCGGATCGTCTTCGGATCGAAGTCCCCGACAATCGCCACGCTCGCGTTATTGGGCGCGTAGTAGGTCTTGAAAAAGTCGCGCACGTCGTTCAACTCCGCACTCTCGATGTCGGCGTGCGACCCGATCACCTCGCCATAATAGGGATGGGTCTTGGGGAAGAGCTGGTGGTACATGCCTTCCTCCACCAGGTCGTAGGGCCGGCTCTCACCCTCGCGACGCTCGTTGCGCACCACGTCACGCTGGTTGGCCAGGTTCCGCCCGGTCAGGTTGTCGATCAGCCATCCCATGCGGTCGCTCTCCAGCCACAACCCCAGTTCGAGCTGGTTGGCCGGCAGCGTCTCGAAGTAATTGGTGCGGTCGAAATCCGTCGTCCCGTTGATGTCGGTCGCGCCCGCCCCTTCCAGCAGCCGGAAGTGCTCGTTCGCCTTCACGTGCTTCGAGCCCTGGAACATCATGTGCTCGAACAGGTGCGCGAATCCCGTCCGCCCCGGCCGCTCGTTCGCCGGCCCGACGTGGTACCACAGGTCCACCGCCACCAGCGGCAGCCGGTGATCTTCGCTCAGGATCACCTGCAGTCCGTTCGCCAGTTTGTATTGCTCATACTTAATGGTAGGGAACTGCTGGCTCGCGGCCGTCGTCTGTGGTTGTCCCACCCTTGCCGCTGAAGGCTTTGCGGCAACCGGGTGGGGTTTTTCTGTCTGCGCCCACATCGGCGACGCGCTCATCGCCACGAGCATCACGACTGCCAGAACGAACTTCCACGCCCGTCCCACTGTTTTCATGAGAGATCTCCTTTGGATGTTTGCTGTCTGCACTGCTTGCGCTTTGTCATTGCGAGCGCGGCGTCTGCACTGCTTGCGCTTTGTCATTGCGAGCGGTTTTGTCATTCCGACCCTGAGCGAAGTCGAAGGGAAGGAATCTGCTTTTCCTGCCCGCTCGCCACTGCTGTTCAGACAATTCCTCAGTATACAAGCGCCTTGCGGCCTCCGCCGGTCACACACGCGCCCCGGGCACACGTACCCTCTCCCCCTCACATACGCATTCTTAGACCGTGCCGGTTCCATTTCGTAACCAGCCATCACAATTTTCTTCACCCGCGTCAAATTTTTCTGGGATGAATCGCGCCTGAAATCGACAATCGCCAATCGACAATCAGCAGTGGTTTTCGGTCCAGATCACCCGATCACCGGATCACCCGATCACCCGATTGCTTCACCACCACCCCATCTTTCATCACAAACTGCACCTTCTCCAGCAGCGTGATGTCAGAAGTCGGATCCCCCGGCACCGCCACAATGTCCGCCAGCTTTCCCGGCTCAATCGTCCCCAC
This is a stretch of genomic DNA from Terriglobia bacterium. It encodes these proteins:
- a CDS encoding insulinase family protein; translated protein: MKTVGRAWKFVLAVVMLVAMSASPMWAQTEKPHPVAAKPSAARVGQPQTTAASQQFPTIKYEQYKLANGLQVILSEDHRLPLVAVDLWYHVGPANERPGRTGFAHLFEHMMFQGSKHVKANEHFRLLEGAGATDINGTTDFDRTNYFETLPANQLELGLWLESDRMGWLIDNLTGRNLANQRDVVRNERREGESRPYDLVEEGMYHQLFPKTHPYYGEVIGSHADIESAELNDVRDFFKTYYAPNNASVAIVGDFDPKTIRAQVEKYFGAIPAGPPVPKIDAVTPPITKERRAVITDKVQLPRVYLAWITAPYFKPGDADLDLLALTLGGGKSSRLYKKLVYEKQIAQDVQANQQSLMLGSIFQIEATAKPGVKPEELEKAIEEELATVQKEGITQVELERARNTIETRKIQGLQRLGGFGGKADMLDLYNHYLGDPGYLPKDLARYENATTESVKKQAETLTANSRVVVYGVPGEKVVEDVAKRPVPQSAEAMPGGPGNDAWRTTAPTPGKMSAPLLPVPTQFKLPNGMPVYLVEQHALPVLTAQLTVLRGSEANPPDKAGLASFAAMMLNEGTEKRTSPQLADDIAQIGATLAANSTADATQVSAAALTKNADKLFDMLADVTIHPAFREEEIERVRKRRLTTLIQQNDQPQAVAQRVLLHEVYGGKSPYGYLETGTPESTKATTREDMVKFYKSGFAPQDSALVVAGDVTEAQLKALAEKYFGGWTGQATASRAPQVENTLKRRIVIVDKPNSPQSALRIGHVGLQRSSPDYAPVLVMNDILGGLFSSRINLNLREAHGYTYGAFSFFQFRRGTGPFVIGSMIRTDVTAPAVKEVFNEVDKMRAGQVTPEELAMAKESNVRGLTADFETTNQTARTMSNLFVYSLPADYYRTLPAKIEGVTAADVHRMAEKYVSPDKMVVVVAGDRAKIEPDLKKLDLGTVEAQDTEGKPIAGGQQ